GCCGCTCCGGAACCTGGGAAATCCCCGCGGCCACGATCCGTTCCGGGCGCTCCCGGGCAATCTCCCGGCCCTCGAAGGCCAGACTGCCCTCCCTGGCCCGCATCAAACCGGATATGGTGGTCAACAAAGTGGTCTTCCCAGCCCCGTTGCCCCCGATCAAGGCCACGATCTCACCCTGATTCACATGCAGGGAAACCCGCCGGATGGCATGCACCCGGCCGTAAAAGACGTCGACGTTTTTCAGAACGAGCATGGATTACTCCGCCTCCTCGCCCAGATACGCCGCGACTACCTCGGGATTTTTCTGGATTTCCCCCGGAGTTCCGGAGGCGATGACCCGGCCGAAGTGGAGGACGGTGATGGCGTCGCTGATGCCCATGATCAGGTCCATATCGTGCTCCACGATAGCCACGGTGACGCCCAGTTCGTCGCGGACACGCTGGATCAACTTGGCCAGGGCGCGGGTTTCGGTGGTGTTCAGCCCGGCGGCGGGTTCGTCCAGGAGCAGGATGCGCGGCTGGGCGGCCAGGGCCCGGGCCAGTTCCAGGAGGCGTTGCCGACCGTATGGCAAATCCCCGGCGGGCAGGTTCCAGTCATCCTCCAGGCCGACGAAGGCCAATTTTTCCTCGGCCAGTTCCCGGCAGCGGCGCTCCCCGCGAAAAAAAACGGGCGTCTTGAACAGGGCGCTGATCGCCCCGTAGCGGACCACCCGGTGCGCCCCGGTCATCACGTTCTCCAGGACGTTCATGGTGGTGAAGACTTCCAGGTTCTGAAAGGTGCGCACCGCCCCGGCCTTGGCCCGCTCCCAGGCCGGGCTCCGGGTCATGTCACGGCCCAGGAGTTCCACGGCGCCTTCCGAACTGGGAACCATCCCGCTGACAACGTTGAGTAATGTCGTCTTACCCGCGCCGTTGGGACCGATCAGGGCGGTGATGGTCCCTTCGCGGACCTGAAAATCCACGTCGGTCAGGGCCATCACCCCGCCGAAACGGACATGGACCTCCCGGCAGTTCAGAATCACGTCGTCCGCGGACGTTCGCTCCCCATCGCTCCTACCGGGCATGTCCGAACCTCCCGCGAATCAGGGCAATCAGCTTGGAGACGCCGCCGGCCATGCCCTGGGGCAGGTACATCATGCACAGGATCAGGATCAGCCCGTAGATGATCACTTCCATGTTTTCGTAGGCCCGCAGGAATTCCGGCATGGCGGTCAGAAAAACCGTCCCGGCGATGCCGCCCCACAGGCTGGCCATGCCGCCCAGCACGACCATGGTGATCAGCTGCACGGAAAAATGGAACCCGAAGGAGGACGGGGCCACGAAGCTGAGGTAATGCGCGTAAAGCACCCCGGCGATCCCGGCGAACACCGCGGAGAGCACGAAGATGAACAGCTTGTAGCGGGCCACGTTGATGCCCATGGACTGAGCCGCCTTGTCGCTGGCGTGCAGGGCCATCAGAGCCCGGCCGATCCGGGAGTTGATCAGGTTCAGGGAGATCAGCAGCACCACGGTGACAGTGGTCCAGACCAGGAAGAAGTAGGACAGGTCCGAATCGAAGACGAACGAGCCGACCTGGAGCTGGGGGATGCCCACGAACCCCGACGGCCCGCCGGTCAGGGAGATGGCCTCGTTGAAAAAGATGTAGACGATCAGGCCGAAGCCCAGAGTGGCCATGGCCAGATAGTAGCCCTTGAGCTTGAGCACGGGCATGCCCACCACCAGGGCCACCACGGCGGTCAGCCCCACTCCGGAAAGCATGCCCACGGCCAGGGGCAATCCGTAGGTGGCGGTCATAACAGCCGAGGTATAGGCGGAAATTCCGAACAAGGCCGCATGGCCCAGGGAAATCTGCCCGGCAAAGCCCAACAGCAGGTTCAGCCCCATGACGATGATCGCGATGATCCCGGCCATGTTCAGGATGCTCAGATAGTAATAATCATGGGACAGAAGGGTCGGCGTGGCCAGGACCAGGATGTAGAACGCGGCCACCGGGGCCAGTTGGCGAAGGGTTGAAGACTTCATGGCCCTACACCCGCTCCGTGTCCGGGGCCCCGAACAGCCCGGAAGGCCGCCAGAGCAGGATGGCCAGGATGACCACGAAGGCGATGGCGTCCTTGTAGGCCGAGGAGATCAGGCCTGCGCCGAAGGCTTCCAGAACACCCAGGAGAAGCCCCCCGGCCGCCGCGCCGAAGGGGTTGCCCAGACCTCCCAGGATGCAGGCGGCGAACCCCTTCAGGCCCAAAAGCACGCCCACGTCGTAGGAGGTCATGGTCAGGGGGGTGAGGATGACCCCGCCCACCGCGCCCACGAAGGCCGAAAGCATGAACGAGGCCATGACCATCCGTTCCACGCTGATGCCCATCAGCCGGGCAGCCTTGGGCTCGAAGGAGCAGGCCAGCATGGCCCGGCCGAAGATGGTTCGGCTGAAGAAGTAGCGCATCGCCGCCAGCACCAGCAGGGTGATGCCCAGAATCCACAGACTTTGCGGGGCAATGGTCGCGCCAAGGAGCGGAATGGGCGTGGTGCCGGAAAAGGCCGGGAGCACGTAGGTGTCCTTGCCCCAGAGCAGCATCATCAGCCCGCGGATGGTGATGGACACGCCGATGGTCACGATGATCAGGTTGATCACCGAGGTGTGCTGGACCGGTCTGATGGTCAGGCGCTCCATGACCAGCCCCACCAGGGTGGTGGCCAGCACGGCCAGAACTACCGCGGCGGGAAGGCCTGGGGCCAACCAGTGCATGAAGACCACGGCCAGCAGGCCGCCCAGCATCACGAACTCGCCCTGGGCGAAGTTGATGATGCCCGTGGTGTTGAAGATGATCGTGAATCCCAAGGCGGCCAGACCGTAGGTGCTGCCCACGGTCAGGCCCGCCGCCAGGAATTGCAGGAAAGTTCCCAGATCCATTATTCGACCAGCAGCTCCCAGTCACCGTCCGTGATCCGGACCATCACGAAGGCTCGTTCGTCCAGCCCGTTATGATCTCCGGGGGACATTTCAAAAATGCCGCCTGTGCCGATGAACCCGTTGATTTTTTCCAGGTTATCCCGAATGGCCTGGGGCGTGGCCTCGCCAGCCTGGGTAATGGCCTCGGCGATGAGCATCAAGGCGTCGTAGGCGTAGCCTCCGAAAGTGGACACCTCGGCGTTGAACCGGGCTTCATAGGCCTGAATGTACTCCAAGAGCAAGGCCTTCTGCGGATGGTCCTCGGGCAGTTGGTCCGCCACGGCCAGCCGGCCGGCCGGCAGGATCAACCCCTCGGCCGCCTCTCCGGCCAACTCGATGAACCGCTTGGATGCCACGCCGTGGCTCATGTACATGGGTGTTTGCATGCCCAGTTGAACGCGATTGCGGGCGATGACCGCCGGACCGGGGTTCGTGCCCCAGACGATGATCGCGTCCGGGTTCAGCCCACGGATTTTGGTCAATTGCGGGGTCATGTCCGTATCCCGGGGGCCGTAGATCTCATCAGCGACCAGGCTCATTCCGTACGCGGGCAGCAGTTCCTGCAAGACCTCCCGCCCGGCCTGGCCAAAGCCGTCCGAGACCGTGAGGATGGCGATATTGCTGAACTCTTCGAGCTTGGCGTGCTCCAGAATTTTGATCACGGCATGACGGTCGGACTGGGGTGTTTTGAAGACCCAAGGGTTGATGGGTTTGACGATCCGCTCCGCCGCGGCCATGGAGACCAGCGGGATTTGGGCCGAGGAAAACCTGGGCATGATGGCCAGGGTGTTGCCGGAGGTGGTCGCGCCGATGGCCGCAACCACCCGATCCCGGCTGAGCAGCCTGTTGGCCGCGGACACGGCCTTGTTCACCTCGGTTTCGTCGTCATAAATGATCACTTCCAGAGGGCGGCCCAGCAGCCCACCCTGGGCGTTGATCTGATCCTGGAGCATATGCAGGGTGTTGCGCTCCGGCTCGCCCAGAAACGAAGCCGGGCCAGTGGCGGAAAGGATCGCGCCGATCTTGATGGGATCGGCGGCCCAGGCGAGAGAGGCCGTGCCGAGAACGAGGGCCGTTGCCAACGTGAGCAGGTAGCGAGTCATGATGCATACTCCTTGGGTTGATATGGTGCGCGGAAGAAAGACGCGCCTGAGGACCGTTCACGCGCAGCTTCCGCTTTGAAGCGAAAAATGTCTTCAAAAAGCCGGACGACTGTTCCAATTGACGGGGTCAGTGGACGGCCCCGGAACGTCGCCACAAGAATTTCTCTCCCTCGACCAGCAAAAAGAGGACGATGCCGAAAACGAAAATTCGCAGCCATGTTCCTAAACCCAATCCCTCGGTACGAAAGAGAAACTGCATCGGAGGTGCGTAGGTGAAGGCCAGTTGCAACACTACCAGCACCAGGATGGACCACAACACCGCGGAGCTGCCCAAAAACGCAGTCCGGTTCAGCGAACTTTCATGGATGAAGCGACTGTTGAAGAGGTAGCAGATCTGCCCGAACACAAGGGTGTTGATAGCCGTCGTGGCGGCGAGTTCCTGGGTGGAACCGCTGTCCAGCATATACAGGTAGTGGCCCAGGGCGCCGGTGGTCAGCATCACGGAAACAAAGGAAATTCGCCACAGCAAAAACCTGGAGACCAGAGGTTCATCCGGCTGGCGAGGTGGTCGGCGCATCACGTTGCGCTCCGCCGGTTCGAAAGCCAGGGCCAGGGCCAGGGAAACGGCGGTGACCATGTTGATCCAGAGGATCTGCGGCGGCGAAATGGGCAGGCTGAACCCGTTCACCGCGTCGGCCATGCCCAGGCCCAGAAAAATCGCGGCTATGACCACCAGGGCCTGGCCGCCGTTGGTGGGCAGGATGAACAGAATCGCCTTCTTGATATTGTCGTAGACCGTGCGGCCCTCTTCCACGGCATTGGCGATGGAGGCGAAATTGTCGTCCGCCAGGACCATGTCCGAGGCCTCCTTGGCCGCCTCCGTGCCGCTCCGGCCCATGGCCACGCCCACGTCGGCCCGTTTCAGGGCCGGGGCGTCGTTGACCCCGTCGCCGGTCATGGCCACGATCTTGTTCCTGGCCTGCAGCGCGGTGACAATACGCAGCTTGTGCTCCGGTGTGACCCGGGCGAACACGTCCACGTCGGGAGCGCGATCTCGAAGCTCTTCGTCGCTCATCGCGTCAATATCCTTGCCGGAAAGCGCGTTTTCGCCGTCTCCGATGCCCAATTTGAGGCCGATGGCCTTGGCCGTGGCCACGTGGTCGCCGGTGATCATCTTCACGTTGATCCCGGCACTGTCGCATTCCTGCATGGGTTCGCGGTCGCCGATCAGCTTGCCCGCGGCCTCCACGGCTTCGTCCCGCGGCGGGTCGATTATGCCGAAGACCCCAAGCATGGTGAACCCGTCCCGGACGTCGTCCATGGCCAGACGGTCCTTGCCGTCCACCCGACGCACCGCCAGGGCCAACAGGCGTTGCCCCCGGGACGCGATCCGTTCCTCTTCCTGAGCCCAAAAATCGGGGTCCAGTTTGGACTGATCCTCTCCGGTCCGCTGGCTTTCGCAAACTTCCAGGACTTTTTCCGGTGCGCCCTTGAGAATGATCAGCCCCCCGCCCTCCGGATCACGATGCAGGGTGGCCATGAACTTGTGCTCCGAGCTGAAGGGGACCACGTCCACGCGAGGATAACGTTCGTTTTCCTCCTTCTGAACAAGCCCGGCCTTCATCGCCGCTGTCACCAAGGCCGCCTCGGTGGGAGCGCCCTGGGCCTTCCACTGCCCTTCGGCCTCCGCCACCTCGGCCTCATTGCAGAGCAGTCCATAGCGCAGCAGTGCCACCACGTTCTGATCGTCCGTATGCGGATCGAATTCGGCGTCGTCCTGCTGAAAATGGCCTTTCGGAGCATACCCCACCCCGGAGACCGTCAAGGAGCGGTCCGCCGTGCGCATGGTCTGAACGGTCATTTCATTGCGGGTCAGGGTGCCGGTTTTGTCCGTGCAGATCACGGTCACCGAGCCCAGGGTCTCCACCGCGGGCAAACTGCGAATGATCGCGTTGCGCCGGGCCATACGCTGCACCCCTATGGCCAGGGTGATGGTCACGATGGCCGGCAGTCCTTCGGGGATGGCCGCCACGGCCAAGCCTACGGCGGCCATGAACATCTCGCCCGGAGCGAACCCCTGAAACAGATAACCGAACGCGAAGGTCACCGCGGCCATGCCGATGATGGCTACGCTGAGCAGGTTGCCGAAGCGCCCCAATTGCTTGATCAGCGGAGTGGTCAGGGACTGGACGTCCGAGAGCATTTCACTGATCCGGCCGATCTCCGTGTCCTTGCCCGTACCCACGACAACGCCTCGGCCCTGGCCGTAGGTGACCATGGTTCCGGAAAACCCCATCCCGGAACGGTCTCCCAGGGAGCTGTCCTCTTCCACGGGGTCCGCGGCCTTGTCCACGGGAACCGACTCACCGGTCAAGGCCGCTTCTTCGATTTGCAGATCACGGACCTTGAAAAGCCGAACGTCGGCCGGCAACTTGTCCCCGGGCTTGAGCAAAATCACGTCCCCAGGGACCAATTTCGTGGCCGGGATGTCCTGCTTCTTGCCGTCGCGTAGGACCACCGCGGACGGGGCGAGCATGTTGCGAATGCTGTCCAGGGACTTTTCCGCCTTGCCCTCCTGAACGAATCCGATCAAGGCGTTGATCAGGACGACGCCGAGAATTACGCCCATGTCCAGCCACTCACCCAGCAGACCGGTGATCACGGCGGCGGCAAGCAGGAGATAGATCAGCACGTTGTTGAACTGGGCCAAAAACCGCATCAACGCCCCGCGCCCTTTGGCCACAGCCAATTCATTCGGTCCGTACCGATCCAGACGATGGGTTGCTTCAGAGCCTTTCAGTCCGTTTTCTTCGCTTTCCAGAAGACGAAACACTTCTTTTGCGTCCAAGGAGTGCCAATTCTTTTTGGCGGTATCTTTTTCAGATGTCATGACGTGTTGGTAAATATTTTGGATGTGTTGGTTGAGCGGAAAAGAATGAAACGAGCCATGCCCATCGGGTCAAAGGAATCAACCGAATCAGCTTTTGAGTCGACAAACCGAGGGGCTGACCCACAAGGCTGCCCCTTCAAGCTTGGCCAAAAGCGTCCTGCTGACCGAACCCATGGAAAAAAAGCCCGGTCCCGAAGCACCCGTGCGGCCCAAGGCGACAACCGCGTATCGTCCTGTATCGGCTTCCTGCTGCAAGGCAAGAGCAGGGCTTGACCCACTCAGCACCTTGGTCTGAATTCTTTCCCTGGAAACCCCGTTTTCAAGGAGAGAAGCAAGGGCGTGCTCAAAAAAGCCCTGGTACTCGGATTCCGGAACCTGGCTGTTTGGGATATGGACGAGAACGACGCTCTGCTCGGGTTGATCAGCAACGATGAAGCCGACGTGGTCGGCAATCTGCACGCAAGGCTCGGAGCCGTCCACGGCCACAAGAATGTTCTTCCGGCCGCGTTCCGGACGCTGGCAGACCCAGATCGGAAAGGACAATTCCTCGTTCATGATCCGCTTGGTGACGCTGTCCACGAACAGCTCCTCGAACCGGGAAAGCCCGCGACGCCCCAGCACCAGTGCATCGAAGCTGCCCTTGGCGCATTCCTGGATCAAGTCCTTGGCCGAACCGTACTGGCTGAAAATGAACTTGGTCGAAAGGAGCTTCGCGGAAAAACCGGAATCCACCAGCGCGGCCTTACCCTGATCCAGTAATTCCTGGGCGCGATGCTCCTGTCCTCTTTTCCAGTCCTCGGTCCAACGCTTGCGGTGGTAGACGTCCCGATCGTCCAGATAGACCGCTGGCGGTTGAGGCGCGACATACAACAAGGTCAATCGGACCGCATGCTTTTGGACAAAAAAATGACTCACGAACCGAACCGCCTGTAAAGAACTTTGATCGTCGCCAACAGCCAAAAGCAGATGCTTTTCCATGGTCCACCCGTGTGATGAGAACGTTAATCTCGGCCCCTTTGGGGTCAGCCAAAGTCCCTCCCAAGGCCCTCAGTTAAACAAAAGCAGGATGTTCCCACAAATACGCACAAAGGGTCAATCCTTGAACACTTTCCAGATCAGCCGGAATGCGTTAATCAAGCCGATCACGCGCGTAAGCATGTTCTTGAAGGCATGTTACCTGAAACGTCCGCAAACATTCGCATCCAGGAGGTCCTCATGAAACAATCCCTTGGGGCAAAGCCCTTGGTTTTCCCGACTCCGGTATGGGTCGTCGGGTCCTATGATCAGCAGGACAAACCGAACATCATGACCATCGCCTGGGGGGGCGTTTGCTGCTCCAAGCCCCCGTGCCTGACCATCTCGCTACGCAAGGCCACCTATACCTACGACTGCATCTCCAGCCGCAAGGCCTTCACGGTCAACGTCTCCACGGAACAGGACATCATGCTCGCCGACTATTGCGGCATCGCTTCGGGCAAAACCGCGGACAAGTTCGCCGCCACCGGCCTGACCCCGGTCAAGAGCACCCTGGTGGACGCGCCCTACATTCAGGAGTTCGCCCTGGCCGCGGAGTGCAGACTGCTCCAGACTGTGGAACTGGGACTGCATACCATGTTCATCGGTGAAATTCTGGACATCAAGGCCGACCAAGCCGTGCTCGGTCCGGACGGCCTGCCGGACCTGGACAAACTCCGCCCCGTGGCCTTCGGCCCCGTGATCCGCACTTATCACGGGCTCGGTGAGTACCTTGGCCCGGCATTCTCCATCGGTCAACGCATTGAACAATCCGGCGACAAATAGCTTTCACCCGAAGCAGCCCTCTCGCAACCCGGGAGAGTTCTCGATTGTTTTCCGCGGCCCTTCGCGGTAGACAACGCGGCCATGCCCATCGGAACCCTGATCAACGCCGGGGCCATCATCCTCGGCAGCCTTCTCGGCCTGATGCTCGGAGGACGGTTTTCGGACCGCTACCGGACCCTGGTCTACCATTCCATCGGGCTCTGCGTATTGGTTATCGGCCTGCACATGGCCCTGAGCTTCACCAATATCCTGATCCTGGTCTTTTCCATGCTCTGCGGCGCGCTCTGCGGCCAGCTCATCCGCCTGGACGACCGGCTGACCGCGGCGGGCAACGCCCTTAAGCATCGCCTCGGCTCCAAGGACGCCCGGTTCACGGACGGCTTCGTCACCGCCTCCCTGCTTTTCTGCATCGGGTCCATGGCCATTCTCGGCTCCATCGACGAAGGCATCCGCGGCGACCGGACCATCCTGCTGACCAAGTCCATTCTGGACGGCTTCATCTGCATCCCCCTGGCCTCCACCTACGGCATCGGCGTTCTGTTCTCCTTTCTGGCCATCCTGCTCTACCAAGGCGGCATCACCCTTTTGGCCGGGCAGGCCCAGAGCCTGTTCACCGAGCCGATCATCGCCCAGCTCACCTCCACCGGAGGCCTGCTGATCATGGGCATCGGCATCAACCTGCTGGAACTGAAGACCATCAACGTCACCAACATGCTGCCCTCCCTGGTCTTCGCCGTGCTATTCACGGTTTTCTTTTCCGGGTGGATTTGATAGGCAAATCTCTCAATGGGAAGCAACACGTGATTCCGGGCAACTCCGAAGTTTCCTTCCGCCCCGGCCCCTTGCCTTGATCCCCAACCGCTGCTCCAATGCCCATCAAACTTCCTGAAATCCAAAAACAAAAAATCATGGTCAAAGTGCTGTACGCGCTCTTGCCCGTGATTGTGACCGCGACCTATTTCTTCGGTCTGCGTGTACTGGCCGTGTTGGCCGTGTCCATGCTTTTCGCCTTTCTCACCGAGTGGTTCATGGCCTCGCGCCGAGGCGGCAAGGTCACCCAGGCCTGTTTCGTCACCGGGGCGCTCTACGCCCT
This genomic stretch from Desulfonatronum thiodismutans harbors:
- a CDS encoding branched-chain amino acid ABC transporter permease → MDLGTFLQFLAAGLTVGSTYGLAALGFTIIFNTTGIINFAQGEFVMLGGLLAVVFMHWLAPGLPAAVVLAVLATTLVGLVMERLTIRPVQHTSVINLIIVTIGVSITIRGLMMLLWGKDTYVLPAFSGTTPIPLLGATIAPQSLWILGITLLVLAAMRYFFSRTIFGRAMLACSFEPKAARLMGISVERMVMASFMLSAFVGAVGGVILTPLTMTSYDVGVLLGLKGFAACILGGLGNPFGAAAGGLLLGVLEAFGAGLISSAYKDAIAFVVILAILLWRPSGLFGAPDTERV
- a CDS encoding ABC transporter ATP-binding protein, whose amino-acid sequence is MPGRSDGERTSADDVILNCREVHVRFGGVMALTDVDFQVREGTITALIGPNGAGKTTLLNVVSGMVPSSEGAVELLGRDMTRSPAWERAKAGAVRTFQNLEVFTTMNVLENVMTGAHRVVRYGAISALFKTPVFFRGERRCRELAEEKLAFVGLEDDWNLPAGDLPYGRQRLLELARALAAQPRILLLDEPAAGLNTTETRALAKLIQRVRDELGVTVAIVEHDMDLIMGISDAITVLHFGRVIASGTPGEIQKNPEVVAAYLGEEAE
- a CDS encoding flavin reductase family protein, which codes for MKQSLGAKPLVFPTPVWVVGSYDQQDKPNIMTIAWGGVCCSKPPCLTISLRKATYTYDCISSRKAFTVNVSTEQDIMLADYCGIASGKTADKFAATGLTPVKSTLVDAPYIQEFALAAECRLLQTVELGLHTMFIGEILDIKADQAVLGPDGLPDLDKLRPVAFGPVIRTYHGLGEYLGPAFSIGQRIEQSGDK
- a CDS encoding DUF554 domain-containing protein translates to MPIGTLINAGAIILGSLLGLMLGGRFSDRYRTLVYHSIGLCVLVIGLHMALSFTNILILVFSMLCGALCGQLIRLDDRLTAAGNALKHRLGSKDARFTDGFVTASLLFCIGSMAILGSIDEGIRGDRTILLTKSILDGFICIPLASTYGIGVLFSFLAILLYQGGITLLAGQAQSLFTEPIIAQLTSTGGLLIMGIGINLLELKTINVTNMLPSLVFAVLFTVFFSGWI
- a CDS encoding ABC transporter substrate-binding protein gives rise to the protein MTRYLLTLATALVLGTASLAWAADPIKIGAILSATGPASFLGEPERNTLHMLQDQINAQGGLLGRPLEVIIYDDETEVNKAVSAANRLLSRDRVVAAIGATTSGNTLAIMPRFSSAQIPLVSMAAAERIVKPINPWVFKTPQSDRHAVIKILEHAKLEEFSNIAILTVSDGFGQAGREVLQELLPAYGMSLVADEIYGPRDTDMTPQLTKIRGLNPDAIIVWGTNPGPAVIARNRVQLGMQTPMYMSHGVASKRFIELAGEAAEGLILPAGRLAVADQLPEDHPQKALLLEYIQAYEARFNAEVSTFGGYAYDALMLIAEAITQAGEATPQAIRDNLEKINGFIGTGGIFEMSPGDHNGLDERAFVMVRITDGDWELLVE
- a CDS encoding cation-transporting P-type ATPase, translating into MTSEKDTAKKNWHSLDAKEVFRLLESEENGLKGSEATHRLDRYGPNELAVAKGRGALMRFLAQFNNVLIYLLLAAAVITGLLGEWLDMGVILGVVLINALIGFVQEGKAEKSLDSIRNMLAPSAVVLRDGKKQDIPATKLVPGDVILLKPGDKLPADVRLFKVRDLQIEEAALTGESVPVDKAADPVEEDSSLGDRSGMGFSGTMVTYGQGRGVVVGTGKDTEIGRISEMLSDVQSLTTPLIKQLGRFGNLLSVAIIGMAAVTFAFGYLFQGFAPGEMFMAAVGLAVAAIPEGLPAIVTITLAIGVQRMARRNAIIRSLPAVETLGSVTVICTDKTGTLTRNEMTVQTMRTADRSLTVSGVGYAPKGHFQQDDAEFDPHTDDQNVVALLRYGLLCNEAEVAEAEGQWKAQGAPTEAALVTAAMKAGLVQKEENERYPRVDVVPFSSEHKFMATLHRDPEGGGLIILKGAPEKVLEVCESQRTGEDQSKLDPDFWAQEEERIASRGQRLLALAVRRVDGKDRLAMDDVRDGFTMLGVFGIIDPPRDEAVEAAGKLIGDREPMQECDSAGINVKMITGDHVATAKAIGLKLGIGDGENALSGKDIDAMSDEELRDRAPDVDVFARVTPEHKLRIVTALQARNKIVAMTGDGVNDAPALKRADVGVAMGRSGTEAAKEASDMVLADDNFASIANAVEEGRTVYDNIKKAILFILPTNGGQALVVIAAIFLGLGMADAVNGFSLPISPPQILWINMVTAVSLALALAFEPAERNVMRRPPRQPDEPLVSRFLLWRISFVSVMLTTGALGHYLYMLDSGSTQELAATTAINTLVFGQICYLFNSRFIHESSLNRTAFLGSSAVLWSILVLVVLQLAFTYAPPMQFLFRTEGLGLGTWLRIFVFGIVLFLLVEGEKFLWRRSGAVH
- a CDS encoding universal stress protein gives rise to the protein MEKHLLLAVGDDQSSLQAVRFVSHFFVQKHAVRLTLLYVAPQPPAVYLDDRDVYHRKRWTEDWKRGQEHRAQELLDQGKAALVDSGFSAKLLSTKFIFSQYGSAKDLIQECAKGSFDALVLGRRGLSRFEELFVDSVTKRIMNEELSFPIWVCQRPERGRKNILVAVDGSEPCVQIADHVGFIVADQPEQSVVLVHIPNSQVPESEYQGFFEHALASLLENGVSRERIQTKVLSGSSPALALQQEADTGRYAVVALGRTGASGPGFFSMGSVSRTLLAKLEGAALWVSPSVCRLKS
- a CDS encoding branched-chain amino acid ABC transporter permease, giving the protein MKSSTLRQLAPVAAFYILVLATPTLLSHDYYYLSILNMAGIIAIIVMGLNLLLGFAGQISLGHAALFGISAYTSAVMTATYGLPLAVGMLSGVGLTAVVALVVGMPVLKLKGYYLAMATLGFGLIVYIFFNEAISLTGGPSGFVGIPQLQVGSFVFDSDLSYFFLVWTTVTVVLLISLNLINSRIGRALMALHASDKAAQSMGINVARYKLFIFVLSAVFAGIAGVLYAHYLSFVAPSSFGFHFSVQLITMVVLGGMASLWGGIAGTVFLTAMPEFLRAYENMEVIIYGLILILCMMYLPQGMAGGVSKLIALIRGRFGHAR